A single Camelus ferus isolate YT-003-E chromosome 3, BCGSAC_Cfer_1.0, whole genome shotgun sequence DNA region contains:
- the CEP72 gene encoding centrosomal protein of 72 kDa isoform X1, protein MAPAGWLVLSEEKIREKSGLPPHCDLAELQSLSIPGTYREKITHLGNSLMNLTGLRSLDLSRNSLVSLEGIEHLVALQRLSLYYNLISSPAELFRLRVLPALSDADFRLNPVVKSEPGYRLFMVHLLPGLRRLDDRPVRESEREASQLHFASEESLDSKQSFPTAFRVERPRHSRATCADPSAGKCLVMDTDDEAVLNLIAECEWDLSNPPGSTSSSQKEREVSFQGSQVESRRPLSPLSAQHQCGDSRRKGRGKTSGTRGVFTELRLQDPRCGEPPAQPFPPRPDSVDDKDPALSQKSSLSTQKVLNPLPAAEKHRKRRMPGGRFQAPADQECLSCLEAPDGPSSPEESLSRRNGSEAWSEGTFSHPVALGPGQQGPPSTSGSGEVCPRRHLAAPPGKKATLEVLALEALLDLVDRYWSGCRSLHSNKVFLAQARHILSSVQEFTATQDSSTTVSEEISYLTLENKSLYGHLAELQQQHSVRMREVVSELGDTRREMDHLRQHLDRALEESSSLKSLLRSVKEAARSADPPAALSVHVAGFCSWCLTDVGALGASPRGMPVISPQVRVGVGADSQQCFPRLALGGRAPWLLRTCCWCQVPSACDLSPACVVSGVELCGGLSSFRVLRAQQPTSVSSPLSWKPRERQETCGRAQGPQGLLTAPPQSRGPRQALPGGPAPPAGRSGSGTSSGCQAHLHPPALSAPLRVSGGSVPWLCPRRAGGGCWGSG, encoded by the exons CTGAACTTCAGTCATTATCTATTCCTGGAACTTACCGAGAAAAGATTACTCACCTAGGAAACTCCTTGATGAATTTAACAGGTCTGAGATCTCTAGATCTGTCACGCAACTCCTTGGTTAGTCTAGAG GGCATCGAGCACCTGGTCGCGCTGCAGCGCCTCAGCCTCTACTACAACCTCATCTCCTCACCGGCCGAGCTGTTCCGGCTCCGTGTGCTGCCTGCGCTCTCGGACGCGGACTTCCGGCTGAACCCCGTGGTGAAGAGCGAGCCCGGCTACCGCCTCTTCATGGTGCACCTGCTCCCGGGGCTCCGGCGGCTGG ATGACCGCCCTGTGAGGGAGAGTGAGCGGGAAGCATCCCAGCTGCATTTTGCTTCGGAGGAATCGCTGGACTCAAAGCAGAGCTTCCCAACTGCTTTCAGAGTCGAAAG ACCGCGCCACTCCAGAGCCACGTGCGCCGACCCCTCGGCCGGGAAGTGCTTGGTCATGGACACGGACGACGAGGCGGTCCTGAACCTCATTGCCGAGTGTGAGTGGGACCTGAGCAACCCTCCCGGGAGCACGAGCTCCAGCCAGAAGGAGCGAGAGGTCAGCTTCCAGGGCTCCCAAG TAGAGTCGCGGCGTCCGCTGAGCCCACTGTCGGCGCAGCACCAGTGTGGGGACTCCCGGAGGAAGGGCCGCGGGAAGACGAGCGGCACCAGGGGCGTGTTTACGGAGCTGCGGCTTCAGGACCCACGCTGCGGTGAGCCCCCTGCGCAGCCCTTCCCGCCTCGGCCCG ACTCCGTGGACGACAAGGACCCAGCCCTTTCTCAAAAGTCAAGTTTGTCGACACAGAAGGTGTTAAATCCATTGCCTGCTGCCGAAAAGCACAGGAAGCGAAGAATGCCTGGCGGGAGGTTCCAGGCACCTGCGGACCAGGAGTGTCTGAGCTGCCTGGAGGCACCCGACGGGCCCTCGAGCCCTGAGGAGAGTCTGAGCAGGAGGAATGGTTCTGAGGCGTGGAGCGAGGGGACCTTCTCTCACCCAGTGGCGTTGGGGCCCGGGCAGCAGGGGCCCCCCAGCACAAGTGGCTCTGGAGAG GTGTGTCCTAGGCGGCACTTGGCCGCGCCGCCCGGGAAGAAGGCCACCCTGGAGGTACTGGCCCTGGAAGCCCTCCTCGACCTGGTGGACCGATACTGGAGTGGCTGCAGGTCCCTGCACAGCAACAAGGTGTTCCTTG CTCAGGCAAGACACATTTTGTCATCTGTTCAAGAATTCACAGCCACTCAGGACAGTTCCACAACTGTGAGTGAAGAGATCAGCTACCTGACTCTGGAAAATAAGTCCCTCTATGGCCACCTGGCCGAGCTGCAGCAACAGCACAGCGTGAGGATGCGCGAGGTGGTGTCGGAGCTCGGCGACACTCGGAGGGAGATG GACCACCTGAGGCAGCACCTGGACCGCGCACTGGAGGAGAGCAGCAGCCTGAAGTCGCTCTTGCGCAGCGTGAAGGAGGCGGCGAGAAGCGCCGACCCACCGGCCGCGCTGAGCGTGCATGTCGCGG GGTTCTGTTCCTGGTGCCTGACTGACGTGGGGGCTCTGGGCGCCTCCCCCCGTGGGATGCCTGTCATCAGCCCTCAGGTGCGGGTTGGGGTGGGTGCAGACTCTCAGCAGTGTTTTCCCCGCTTAGCGCTTGGAGGACGTGCCCCGTGGCTGCTGAGGACCTGCTGTTGGTGTCAGGTCCCCTCCGCCTGTGACCTCTCCCCGGCTTGCGTTGTTTCTGGTGTGGAGTTGTGCGGTGGCCTGTCTTCCTTCAGAGTTCTACGTGCCCAGCAGCCAACAAGTGTTTCTTCCCCTCTCAGTTGGAAacccagagagagacaggagacatGTGGACGGGCCCAGGGGCCCCAGGGTCTTCTTACCGCCCCTCCCCAGAGCCGTGGGCCCCGTCAGGCTCTTCCTGGAGGCCCGGCTCCACCAGCAGGCAGATCCGGCTCAGGGACCTCCAGCGGGTGCCAGGCCCACCTCCACCCGCCTGCCCTCTCCGCGCCCCTCAGGGTGTCCGGAGGCAGCGTCCCGTGGCTTTGCCCCAGGAGGGCTGGCGGGGGCTGCTGGGGGAGCGGCTGA
- the CEP72 gene encoding centrosomal protein of 72 kDa isoform X4 has protein sequence MAPAGWLVLSEEKIREKSGLPPHCDLAELQSLSIPGTYREKITHLGNSLMNLTGLRSLDLSRNSLVSLEGIEHLVALQRLSLYYNLISSPAELFRLRVLPALSDADFRLNPVVKSEPGYRLFMVHLLPGLRRLDDRPVRESEREASQLHFASEESLDSKQSFPTAFRVERPRHSRATCADPSAGKCLVMDTDDEAVLNLIAECEWDLSNPPGSTSSSQKEREVSFQGSQESRRPLSPLSAQHQCGDSRRKGRGKTSGTRGVFTELRLQDPRCGEPPAQPFPPRPDSVDDKDPALSQKSSLSTQKVLNPLPAAEKHRKRRMPGGRFQAPADQECLSCLEAPDGPSSPEESLSRRNGSEAWSEGTFSHPVALGPGQQGPPSTSGSGEVCPRRHLAAPPGKKATLEVLALEALLDLVDRYWSGCRSLHSNKVFLAQARHILSSVQEFTATQDSSTTVSEEISYLTLENKSLYGHLAELQQQHSVRMREVVSELGDTRREMDHLRQHLDRALEESSSLKSLLRSVKEAARSADPPAALSVHVAALQADVKSLSGEVLELRQHLEHDDRVQELTQLLQESHRSLVSTNERLLQELGQVRAQHQVEVEQLHWSYKELKKTLALFPAGVASPGRR, from the exons CTGAACTTCAGTCATTATCTATTCCTGGAACTTACCGAGAAAAGATTACTCACCTAGGAAACTCCTTGATGAATTTAACAGGTCTGAGATCTCTAGATCTGTCACGCAACTCCTTGGTTAGTCTAGAG GGCATCGAGCACCTGGTCGCGCTGCAGCGCCTCAGCCTCTACTACAACCTCATCTCCTCACCGGCCGAGCTGTTCCGGCTCCGTGTGCTGCCTGCGCTCTCGGACGCGGACTTCCGGCTGAACCCCGTGGTGAAGAGCGAGCCCGGCTACCGCCTCTTCATGGTGCACCTGCTCCCGGGGCTCCGGCGGCTGG ATGACCGCCCTGTGAGGGAGAGTGAGCGGGAAGCATCCCAGCTGCATTTTGCTTCGGAGGAATCGCTGGACTCAAAGCAGAGCTTCCCAACTGCTTTCAGAGTCGAAAG ACCGCGCCACTCCAGAGCCACGTGCGCCGACCCCTCGGCCGGGAAGTGCTTGGTCATGGACACGGACGACGAGGCGGTCCTGAACCTCATTGCCGAGTGTGAGTGGGACCTGAGCAACCCTCCCGGGAGCACGAGCTCCAGCCAGAAGGAGCGAGAGGTCAGCTTCCAGGGCTCCCAAG AGTCGCGGCGTCCGCTGAGCCCACTGTCGGCGCAGCACCAGTGTGGGGACTCCCGGAGGAAGGGCCGCGGGAAGACGAGCGGCACCAGGGGCGTGTTTACGGAGCTGCGGCTTCAGGACCCACGCTGCGGTGAGCCCCCTGCGCAGCCCTTCCCGCCTCGGCCCG ACTCCGTGGACGACAAGGACCCAGCCCTTTCTCAAAAGTCAAGTTTGTCGACACAGAAGGTGTTAAATCCATTGCCTGCTGCCGAAAAGCACAGGAAGCGAAGAATGCCTGGCGGGAGGTTCCAGGCACCTGCGGACCAGGAGTGTCTGAGCTGCCTGGAGGCACCCGACGGGCCCTCGAGCCCTGAGGAGAGTCTGAGCAGGAGGAATGGTTCTGAGGCGTGGAGCGAGGGGACCTTCTCTCACCCAGTGGCGTTGGGGCCCGGGCAGCAGGGGCCCCCCAGCACAAGTGGCTCTGGAGAG GTGTGTCCTAGGCGGCACTTGGCCGCGCCGCCCGGGAAGAAGGCCACCCTGGAGGTACTGGCCCTGGAAGCCCTCCTCGACCTGGTGGACCGATACTGGAGTGGCTGCAGGTCCCTGCACAGCAACAAGGTGTTCCTTG CTCAGGCAAGACACATTTTGTCATCTGTTCAAGAATTCACAGCCACTCAGGACAGTTCCACAACTGTGAGTGAAGAGATCAGCTACCTGACTCTGGAAAATAAGTCCCTCTATGGCCACCTGGCCGAGCTGCAGCAACAGCACAGCGTGAGGATGCGCGAGGTGGTGTCGGAGCTCGGCGACACTCGGAGGGAGATG GACCACCTGAGGCAGCACCTGGACCGCGCACTGGAGGAGAGCAGCAGCCTGAAGTCGCTCTTGCGCAGCGTGAAGGAGGCGGCGAGAAGCGCCGACCCACCGGCCGCGCTGAGCGTGCATGTCGCGG CGCTGCAGGCGGATGTGAAGAGCCTGTCGGGGGAGGTGCTGGAGCTGAGGCAGCACCTGGAGCACGACGACAGGGTGCAGGAGCTCACGCAGCTGCTCCAGGAGAGCCACAG gtccCTGGTCAGCACCAACGAGCGCCTCCTGCAGGAGCTGGGCCAGGTGCGGGCGCAGCACCAGGTGGAGGTGGAGCAGCTGCACTGGAGCTACAAGGAGCTCAAGAAGACCCTGGCCCTGTTCCCTGCCGGGGTCGCCAGCCCAGGCCGCCGCTAG
- the CEP72 gene encoding centrosomal protein of 72 kDa isoform X2 yields MVHLLPGLRRLDDRPVRESEREASQLHFASEESLDSKQSFPTAFRVERPRHSRATCADPSAGKCLVMDTDDEAVLNLIAECEWDLSNPPGSTSSSQKEREVSFQGSQVESRRPLSPLSAQHQCGDSRRKGRGKTSGTRGVFTELRLQDPRCGEPPAQPFPPRPDSVDDKDPALSQKSSLSTQKVLNPLPAAEKHRKRRMPGGRFQAPADQECLSCLEAPDGPSSPEESLSRRNGSEAWSEGTFSHPVALGPGQQGPPSTSGSGEVCPRRHLAAPPGKKATLEVLALEALLDLVDRYWSGCRSLHSNKVFLAQARHILSSVQEFTATQDSSTTVSEEISYLTLENKSLYGHLAELQQQHSVRMREVVSELGDTRREMDHLRQHLDRALEESSSLKSLLRSVKEAARSADPPAALSVHVAGFCSWCLTDVGALGASPRGMPVISPQVRVGVGADSQQCFPRLALGGRAPWLLRTCCWCQVPSACDLSPACVVSGVELCGGLSSFRVLRAQQPTSVSSPLSWKPRERQETCGRAQGPQGLLTAPPQSRGPRQALPGGPAPPAGRSGSGTSSGCQAHLHPPALSAPLRVSGGSVPWLCPRRAGGGCWGSG; encoded by the exons ATGGTGCACCTGCTCCCGGGGCTCCGGCGGCTGG ATGACCGCCCTGTGAGGGAGAGTGAGCGGGAAGCATCCCAGCTGCATTTTGCTTCGGAGGAATCGCTGGACTCAAAGCAGAGCTTCCCAACTGCTTTCAGAGTCGAAAG ACCGCGCCACTCCAGAGCCACGTGCGCCGACCCCTCGGCCGGGAAGTGCTTGGTCATGGACACGGACGACGAGGCGGTCCTGAACCTCATTGCCGAGTGTGAGTGGGACCTGAGCAACCCTCCCGGGAGCACGAGCTCCAGCCAGAAGGAGCGAGAGGTCAGCTTCCAGGGCTCCCAAG TAGAGTCGCGGCGTCCGCTGAGCCCACTGTCGGCGCAGCACCAGTGTGGGGACTCCCGGAGGAAGGGCCGCGGGAAGACGAGCGGCACCAGGGGCGTGTTTACGGAGCTGCGGCTTCAGGACCCACGCTGCGGTGAGCCCCCTGCGCAGCCCTTCCCGCCTCGGCCCG ACTCCGTGGACGACAAGGACCCAGCCCTTTCTCAAAAGTCAAGTTTGTCGACACAGAAGGTGTTAAATCCATTGCCTGCTGCCGAAAAGCACAGGAAGCGAAGAATGCCTGGCGGGAGGTTCCAGGCACCTGCGGACCAGGAGTGTCTGAGCTGCCTGGAGGCACCCGACGGGCCCTCGAGCCCTGAGGAGAGTCTGAGCAGGAGGAATGGTTCTGAGGCGTGGAGCGAGGGGACCTTCTCTCACCCAGTGGCGTTGGGGCCCGGGCAGCAGGGGCCCCCCAGCACAAGTGGCTCTGGAGAG GTGTGTCCTAGGCGGCACTTGGCCGCGCCGCCCGGGAAGAAGGCCACCCTGGAGGTACTGGCCCTGGAAGCCCTCCTCGACCTGGTGGACCGATACTGGAGTGGCTGCAGGTCCCTGCACAGCAACAAGGTGTTCCTTG CTCAGGCAAGACACATTTTGTCATCTGTTCAAGAATTCACAGCCACTCAGGACAGTTCCACAACTGTGAGTGAAGAGATCAGCTACCTGACTCTGGAAAATAAGTCCCTCTATGGCCACCTGGCCGAGCTGCAGCAACAGCACAGCGTGAGGATGCGCGAGGTGGTGTCGGAGCTCGGCGACACTCGGAGGGAGATG GACCACCTGAGGCAGCACCTGGACCGCGCACTGGAGGAGAGCAGCAGCCTGAAGTCGCTCTTGCGCAGCGTGAAGGAGGCGGCGAGAAGCGCCGACCCACCGGCCGCGCTGAGCGTGCATGTCGCGG GGTTCTGTTCCTGGTGCCTGACTGACGTGGGGGCTCTGGGCGCCTCCCCCCGTGGGATGCCTGTCATCAGCCCTCAGGTGCGGGTTGGGGTGGGTGCAGACTCTCAGCAGTGTTTTCCCCGCTTAGCGCTTGGAGGACGTGCCCCGTGGCTGCTGAGGACCTGCTGTTGGTGTCAGGTCCCCTCCGCCTGTGACCTCTCCCCGGCTTGCGTTGTTTCTGGTGTGGAGTTGTGCGGTGGCCTGTCTTCCTTCAGAGTTCTACGTGCCCAGCAGCCAACAAGTGTTTCTTCCCCTCTCAGTTGGAAacccagagagagacaggagacatGTGGACGGGCCCAGGGGCCCCAGGGTCTTCTTACCGCCCCTCCCCAGAGCCGTGGGCCCCGTCAGGCTCTTCCTGGAGGCCCGGCTCCACCAGCAGGCAGATCCGGCTCAGGGACCTCCAGCGGGTGCCAGGCCCACCTCCACCCGCCTGCCCTCTCCGCGCCCCTCAGGGTGTCCGGAGGCAGCGTCCCGTGGCTTTGCCCCAGGAGGGCTGGCGGGGGCTGCTGGGGGAGCGGCTGA
- the CEP72 gene encoding centrosomal protein of 72 kDa isoform X3, with amino-acid sequence MDTDDEAVLNLIAECEWDLSNPPGSTSSSQKEREVSFQGSQVESRRPLSPLSAQHQCGDSRRKGRGKTSGTRGVFTELRLQDPRCGEPPAQPFPPRPDSVDDKDPALSQKSSLSTQKVLNPLPAAEKHRKRRMPGGRFQAPADQECLSCLEAPDGPSSPEESLSRRNGSEAWSEGTFSHPVALGPGQQGPPSTSGSGEVCPRRHLAAPPGKKATLEVLALEALLDLVDRYWSGCRSLHSNKVFLAQARHILSSVQEFTATQDSSTTVSEEISYLTLENKSLYGHLAELQQQHSVRMREVVSELGDTRREMDHLRQHLDRALEESSSLKSLLRSVKEAARSADPPAALSVHVAGFCSWCLTDVGALGASPRGMPVISPQVRVGVGADSQQCFPRLALGGRAPWLLRTCCWCQVPSACDLSPACVVSGVELCGGLSSFRVLRAQQPTSVSSPLSWKPRERQETCGRAQGPQGLLTAPPQSRGPRQALPGGPAPPAGRSGSGTSSGCQAHLHPPALSAPLRVSGGSVPWLCPRRAGGGCWGSG; translated from the exons ATGGACACGGACGACGAGGCGGTCCTGAACCTCATTGCCGAGTGTGAGTGGGACCTGAGCAACCCTCCCGGGAGCACGAGCTCCAGCCAGAAGGAGCGAGAGGTCAGCTTCCAGGGCTCCCAAG TAGAGTCGCGGCGTCCGCTGAGCCCACTGTCGGCGCAGCACCAGTGTGGGGACTCCCGGAGGAAGGGCCGCGGGAAGACGAGCGGCACCAGGGGCGTGTTTACGGAGCTGCGGCTTCAGGACCCACGCTGCGGTGAGCCCCCTGCGCAGCCCTTCCCGCCTCGGCCCG ACTCCGTGGACGACAAGGACCCAGCCCTTTCTCAAAAGTCAAGTTTGTCGACACAGAAGGTGTTAAATCCATTGCCTGCTGCCGAAAAGCACAGGAAGCGAAGAATGCCTGGCGGGAGGTTCCAGGCACCTGCGGACCAGGAGTGTCTGAGCTGCCTGGAGGCACCCGACGGGCCCTCGAGCCCTGAGGAGAGTCTGAGCAGGAGGAATGGTTCTGAGGCGTGGAGCGAGGGGACCTTCTCTCACCCAGTGGCGTTGGGGCCCGGGCAGCAGGGGCCCCCCAGCACAAGTGGCTCTGGAGAG GTGTGTCCTAGGCGGCACTTGGCCGCGCCGCCCGGGAAGAAGGCCACCCTGGAGGTACTGGCCCTGGAAGCCCTCCTCGACCTGGTGGACCGATACTGGAGTGGCTGCAGGTCCCTGCACAGCAACAAGGTGTTCCTTG CTCAGGCAAGACACATTTTGTCATCTGTTCAAGAATTCACAGCCACTCAGGACAGTTCCACAACTGTGAGTGAAGAGATCAGCTACCTGACTCTGGAAAATAAGTCCCTCTATGGCCACCTGGCCGAGCTGCAGCAACAGCACAGCGTGAGGATGCGCGAGGTGGTGTCGGAGCTCGGCGACACTCGGAGGGAGATG GACCACCTGAGGCAGCACCTGGACCGCGCACTGGAGGAGAGCAGCAGCCTGAAGTCGCTCTTGCGCAGCGTGAAGGAGGCGGCGAGAAGCGCCGACCCACCGGCCGCGCTGAGCGTGCATGTCGCGG GGTTCTGTTCCTGGTGCCTGACTGACGTGGGGGCTCTGGGCGCCTCCCCCCGTGGGATGCCTGTCATCAGCCCTCAGGTGCGGGTTGGGGTGGGTGCAGACTCTCAGCAGTGTTTTCCCCGCTTAGCGCTTGGAGGACGTGCCCCGTGGCTGCTGAGGACCTGCTGTTGGTGTCAGGTCCCCTCCGCCTGTGACCTCTCCCCGGCTTGCGTTGTTTCTGGTGTGGAGTTGTGCGGTGGCCTGTCTTCCTTCAGAGTTCTACGTGCCCAGCAGCCAACAAGTGTTTCTTCCCCTCTCAGTTGGAAacccagagagagacaggagacatGTGGACGGGCCCAGGGGCCCCAGGGTCTTCTTACCGCCCCTCCCCAGAGCCGTGGGCCCCGTCAGGCTCTTCCTGGAGGCCCGGCTCCACCAGCAGGCAGATCCGGCTCAGGGACCTCCAGCGGGTGCCAGGCCCACCTCCACCCGCCTGCCCTCTCCGCGCCCCTCAGGGTGTCCGGAGGCAGCGTCCCGTGGCTTTGCCCCAGGAGGGCTGGCGGGGGCTGCTGGGGGAGCGGCTGA